One Gimesia aquarii DNA segment encodes these proteins:
- a CDS encoding isochorismatase family protein: MNVLQKLAICLSLVLVSTTSLSAEDLKLQLRYQQETSKDSGRYHRLYRSESWKPQETAIIVCDVWDYHHCFNAVKRLEEFAPRLDNLLKTARDQGVTIIHAPSDCMDAYKGHPARMRAMQAPKSKVQPEGIKNWCSRIPSEERAVYPVDQSDGGEDDDPKEHAAWAKKLALLGRNPGLPWKSQSALITIDGNKDFISDKGDEVWNILNSRGINNVILTGVHTNMCVLGRPFGLRQMVKNGKNVVLVRDMTDTMYNPKSWPYVSHFTGNDLIISHIEKFICPTITSDQFLGGKSFVFKKDHRPHLVIVMAEAEYDTKKTLPEFAGKHLGKHFRVSYVFADDKDRNSIPGIEVINEADVVLFSVRRRVLPEKAMQAIRKYVKAGRPVVGIRTASHAFSLRGKKPPAGLYDWPEFDAEVFGGNYHGHLANNLKSIISINESQKQNPILTGIPDKPFQQAYSLYEVSPLAKNTTVLMTGKAKGFPVEPVAWTFKRKAGGKSFYTSLGHPGDFKNPEFVRLLANGIYWAAGLNPADVSVSEKVTLHEAPHWSVVQIPNSEKTNDTNQSRWYRCVVRVPEKWMSNQPLTLKVGEAEGTQVNAWLNGTALRKSDAGFQIAPKSVTPNDANLIVLQVTGQSKNADFCSVPQLVSATGNLSLAGRWQYRRGNNSQFANMPLPAKFGTVTDIVFKP, encoded by the coding sequence GTGAACGTTTTGCAGAAACTGGCGATTTGCCTAAGTCTGGTTTTGGTCTCAACTACCTCGCTGTCGGCTGAGGATCTGAAGTTACAACTGCGTTATCAGCAGGAAACGAGCAAAGATTCGGGACGCTATCATCGTTTGTACCGTTCGGAAAGCTGGAAGCCTCAAGAAACTGCAATTATTGTCTGCGATGTCTGGGACTATCATCATTGTTTCAACGCAGTCAAACGGCTGGAAGAGTTTGCACCACGCCTTGACAATTTATTGAAAACGGCTCGCGATCAGGGCGTCACCATTATTCATGCTCCCAGCGATTGTATGGACGCTTACAAAGGGCATCCGGCACGCATGCGCGCGATGCAGGCTCCCAAGTCTAAGGTTCAACCAGAGGGTATCAAAAACTGGTGCTCGCGGATTCCCAGTGAAGAGCGTGCCGTCTATCCCGTTGATCAATCTGACGGTGGCGAAGATGATGACCCCAAAGAGCATGCGGCCTGGGCGAAGAAACTGGCGTTACTGGGGCGTAATCCAGGGCTTCCCTGGAAAAGTCAGTCCGCTCTGATCACGATCGACGGCAACAAGGATTTTATCAGTGACAAAGGCGATGAAGTTTGGAATATCCTTAACAGCCGCGGGATCAACAACGTCATTCTCACCGGGGTTCATACCAACATGTGTGTGTTAGGGCGTCCCTTTGGTTTACGTCAAATGGTCAAAAACGGGAAGAATGTGGTGCTTGTCCGTGACATGACTGACACCATGTATAATCCTAAAAGCTGGCCTTACGTCAGTCATTTTACGGGCAACGATTTGATTATTTCACATATTGAGAAGTTTATCTGCCCGACAATCACCAGTGATCAATTTTTAGGTGGCAAATCTTTTGTATTTAAAAAAGATCATCGACCACATCTGGTTATCGTGATGGCAGAAGCCGAATATGATACGAAAAAAACGTTACCCGAGTTTGCCGGAAAACATTTGGGTAAACATTTTCGAGTCAGTTATGTATTTGCGGATGACAAGGATCGAAATTCGATACCTGGTATCGAAGTGATTAACGAAGCCGACGTGGTACTCTTCAGCGTGCGTCGTCGTGTGTTACCTGAAAAAGCAATGCAGGCGATCCGCAAATACGTGAAAGCCGGGAGGCCCGTTGTCGGTATTCGCACCGCCAGTCATGCCTTTTCACTCAGAGGTAAAAAGCCACCGGCAGGATTATACGATTGGCCTGAATTTGATGCGGAAGTCTTCGGCGGAAATTATCATGGCCACCTCGCTAACAATTTGAAGTCGATCATTTCGATTAATGAGTCTCAGAAACAGAATCCGATTCTCACCGGAATCCCTGATAAACCATTCCAGCAAGCCTATTCGCTGTATGAAGTCTCTCCTCTGGCGAAAAACACAACCGTTTTAATGACGGGAAAAGCTAAAGGCTTTCCAGTCGAGCCAGTTGCCTGGACGTTCAAGCGTAAGGCGGGAGGCAAATCATTTTATACTTCGCTTGGCCACCCGGGAGATTTTAAAAATCCTGAATTTGTGCGGTTACTGGCGAATGGCATCTACTGGGCCGCCGGTCTGAATCCAGCTGACGTATCGGTTTCGGAAAAGGTAACTCTTCATGAAGCACCGCATTGGTCAGTGGTACAGATTCCCAATTCAGAGAAAACAAACGATACGAACCAAAGTCGCTGGTATCGATGTGTAGTTCGAGTTCCCGAAAAGTGGATGTCAAACCAACCACTGACATTGAAAGTCGGCGAGGCCGAGGGAACTCAGGTCAATGCCTGGTTGAATGGAACTGCTTTAAGGAAATCAGACGCTGGTTTTCAGATCGCCCCAAAATCAGTGACCCCCAATGATGCAAACCTGATTGTTTTACAAGTCACAGGCCAATCTAAAAACGCAGATTTCTGTTCTGTGCCTCAATTAGTTTCCGCAACGGGCAATTTGTCTCTGGCAGGTCGCTGGCAGTACCGAAGAGGAAATAATTCCCAATTTGCCAACATGCCTTTGCCCGCGAAATTTGGGACGGTGACCGATATCGTTTTCAAACCCTGA
- a CDS encoding thioredoxin domain-containing protein has translation MKFATTVILSFLLFSNSVFAETSKGVLLDFTATWCGPCQKMSPLISRLKREGYPIRKVDVDQEPELARRFNVSSIPAFVLVVGGQEVARSVGSTTESNLRRMLARIPTAEPQRPPVPHKNDEVIFVSNDQKGSESKQGSIQLAQHKTKPKKKSRGFNIPFFGKSKKEESVVVEEQEPVIRAQFGDSSSDQMSETPQQKVANNWRESAVRIRVKDKKGLDLGSGTIIHSAVGRTLIVTCSHIFSELRDDSVIEVDVFQGDKHETYVGTLIRYDLEADVGLISIPTSGVFSSAKVAGIEHQVKKGDIVASIGCNGGELPTLEKIQVTALNRFLGPDNIECTGMPVQGRSGGGLFDRSGQLVGICFAVDKEDQRGLYAGLPVIHKLLDDSKLTALYKETEFQQTPPETKMAAEEPDQEMLTEFLERAMPTQPVESPTTGNHDLSQLQAALEQAGESEVVCIIRPLNKPKSASRVVIINKASSKFVSYLSGEVSNQPQPTSARFKPSELISREPQMQKKRMVRNLPRAKSMNHAQSEELDFRHPSSFTQTANKTTITNQQRREKIQQVENQIQRYRRSAQSRR, from the coding sequence ATGAAGTTTGCGACGACAGTCATTTTATCTTTTTTGTTATTTTCCAACTCTGTTTTTGCCGAAACTTCCAAGGGAGTGCTCTTAGACTTTACCGCGACGTGGTGCGGCCCTTGTCAGAAAATGAGTCCGTTGATTTCGCGTCTTAAACGCGAGGGTTATCCTATCAGGAAAGTCGACGTTGATCAGGAACCGGAATTAGCACGTCGTTTTAATGTTTCCAGTATTCCTGCATTTGTTTTAGTTGTCGGAGGACAGGAAGTCGCCCGGTCTGTTGGTTCAACCACTGAGAGCAACTTGAGACGGATGTTGGCACGTATTCCCACAGCGGAACCACAGCGGCCGCCCGTTCCCCATAAAAATGACGAGGTCATTTTTGTTTCCAATGATCAAAAAGGAAGCGAATCTAAACAGGGTTCGATCCAACTGGCGCAGCATAAGACCAAGCCAAAGAAGAAGTCTCGTGGTTTCAATATTCCCTTCTTTGGAAAGTCGAAAAAAGAAGAATCGGTGGTGGTAGAAGAGCAAGAGCCTGTCATTCGTGCTCAGTTTGGTGATTCTTCCAGTGATCAGATGTCTGAAACACCACAACAGAAGGTTGCTAACAACTGGCGTGAGAGTGCCGTTCGCATTCGAGTGAAAGATAAAAAAGGTCTGGACCTTGGATCGGGTACGATCATTCATAGCGCGGTCGGACGTACCTTGATTGTAACCTGCAGTCATATTTTCAGTGAATTGCGCGATGATTCGGTCATCGAGGTGGATGTCTTTCAAGGTGACAAGCACGAAACCTATGTAGGTACATTAATTCGCTATGATCTGGAAGCAGATGTCGGATTGATTTCAATTCCTACTTCAGGTGTTTTTTCTTCAGCAAAAGTTGCTGGAATCGAGCATCAGGTTAAGAAAGGTGATATCGTTGCCAGTATAGGCTGTAATGGTGGAGAACTTCCGACATTGGAGAAAATTCAGGTCACGGCCCTGAACCGCTTTTTAGGACCAGACAACATCGAATGCACGGGGATGCCCGTTCAAGGACGCTCTGGTGGTGGATTGTTTGATCGATCAGGTCAGTTAGTGGGTATTTGTTTTGCTGTTGATAAAGAAGATCAACGCGGACTTTATGCAGGTTTGCCTGTCATTCACAAACTGTTGGATGATTCGAAACTGACAGCACTTTATAAAGAAACAGAATTCCAGCAGACTCCTCCTGAAACCAAAATGGCGGCAGAAGAACCCGATCAAGAAATGCTTACCGAATTTTTAGAGCGTGCGATGCCAACTCAACCGGTGGAGTCTCCAACTACAGGAAATCATGATCTTTCTCAATTGCAGGCGGCTTTAGAGCAAGCGGGGGAATCAGAAGTCGTCTGTATCATTCGCCCCTTAAACAAACCAAAGTCGGCGAGCCGTGTGGTCATCATTAACAAAGCCAGTTCCAAATTTGTTTCTTATCTGTCGGGTGAAGTGAGCAATCAACCACAGCCGACATCAGCACGTTTTAAGCCCAGCGAATTAATTTCCCGTGAGCCACAAATGCAAAAAAAACGCATGGTCCGCAATCTACCACGTGCGAAAAGTATGAATCATGCTCAGTCAGAAGAGCTTGATTTTCGTCATCCTTCATCGTTCACTCAAACTGCAAACAAGACCACGATTACAAATCAGCAGCGCAGAGAAAAAATTCAGCAGGTCGAAAATCAGATTCAGCGTTACCGCCGTTCTGCTCAATCTCGACGCTAA
- a CDS encoding sialidase family protein: MKFLLSLCLALIFMHIGQTQVTAGEEQKPLTYEVDLRTVSEGFDGKTCWVHARAGVIPQRNNDRPLVVMTMQKLLLSGSDVFYALNEMRTADGEKWIGPIEHAPLGRRRLSKTKEIAICDFTPGWHANTKTLLGTGHSVRYENNKVMHVRKRHVAYSVYDEKDHSWSEWTTMKMPDEPKFENCGSGSGQRVDLKDGTILLPVYFKKKTERQYSTAVVLCDFDGKKLTYKKHGSEHTVPAKRGLYEPSVAKFQDKFYLTMRNDEKGYVSVSDDGLNYSKPVIWKFDDGRELGNYNTQQHWVTHSDGLFLVYTRRGANNDHVFRHRAPLFMAEVDPQTLRVIRKTERIIVPEKGARMGNFAVVKISPLESWVTVTEWMQPVGIEKYGSNNRVYTARIKWSHPSKPE; the protein is encoded by the coding sequence ATGAAATTCTTATTATCGCTTTGTCTCGCACTCATTTTTATGCATATCGGCCAGACTCAGGTAACAGCTGGTGAAGAACAGAAACCGCTTACTTATGAGGTCGATTTGCGGACTGTCTCTGAAGGCTTTGATGGTAAGACCTGTTGGGTGCATGCTCGCGCGGGCGTGATTCCGCAACGAAATAATGATAGACCATTAGTTGTGATGACCATGCAAAAATTATTGCTCAGTGGCTCTGACGTGTTTTACGCGCTGAATGAGATGAGAACTGCCGATGGTGAGAAATGGATCGGACCGATTGAGCACGCTCCGTTGGGGAGACGCCGATTATCGAAAACGAAAGAAATTGCTATCTGCGATTTCACTCCCGGATGGCATGCTAACACAAAGACATTATTGGGAACCGGTCATTCAGTACGCTATGAAAACAATAAAGTGATGCATGTTCGCAAAAGGCATGTTGCTTATTCCGTTTACGATGAGAAAGATCATAGCTGGTCGGAATGGACCACGATGAAAATGCCAGATGAGCCCAAATTCGAAAACTGTGGCTCTGGTTCCGGCCAGCGCGTGGATCTGAAGGATGGTACGATTTTGTTACCGGTTTACTTTAAGAAAAAAACAGAACGGCAATATAGCACTGCGGTTGTATTGTGTGACTTTGATGGGAAAAAACTGACCTACAAAAAGCATGGTAGCGAGCACACAGTACCCGCTAAACGAGGCCTGTACGAACCTTCTGTGGCAAAGTTTCAAGATAAATTTTATCTGACGATGCGGAATGACGAGAAAGGATATGTCTCAGTCAGTGATGATGGTTTGAATTACTCAAAACCTGTTATCTGGAAATTTGATGATGGGCGTGAACTCGGGAACTACAACACGCAACAGCACTGGGTGACACATAGCGATGGCCTGTTTCTGGTTTATACCCGCCGTGGTGCGAATAACGATCATGTATTTCGTCATCGGGCACCACTGTTCATGGCGGAAGTCGATCCTCAAACCTTACGCGTCATTCGGAAGACCGAACGAATCATCGTGCCCGAAAAAGGAGCCCGCATGGGAAACTTTGCGGTTGTGAAAATCAGTCCGCTCGAATCCTGGGTGACGGTTACCGAGTGGATGCAACCTGTGGGGATCGAAAAGTACGGTAGTAATAATCGGGTTTACACCGCGCGCATTAAGTGGTCTCATCCCTCGAAACCAGAGTAG
- a CDS encoding rhamnogalacturonan acetylesterase, translating into MKTAPLRILISLIMPFLCLFCSPVTTVAKEPQIQVMLIGDSTVATYSKRPKDRPDLTGWGQVFGEFFNDNVTILNRAASGRSSKSFIKEGRWKKAVAEKANYLLIQFGHNDCPGKGDRSTHPTTDYQQYLRQYIDEARAANIKPILVTPVTRRRFKNGMIWTTLRPYADAMLKVGREKNVPVIDLHQKSVALFNRLGDEKSAYFSPKPEDRSHFTSKGARKIAGLVVEKIPTAVPELKPYLKKTNSGTRTQ; encoded by the coding sequence ATGAAAACTGCTCCCCTTCGAATTCTGATCTCATTGATCATGCCTTTTTTATGCCTGTTCTGTTCTCCAGTCACGACGGTTGCAAAAGAGCCACAAATTCAGGTGATGCTCATTGGGGATTCCACGGTCGCCACTTATTCCAAACGACCTAAAGATCGTCCTGATCTCACGGGCTGGGGTCAGGTATTCGGCGAATTTTTCAACGACAACGTAACAATCCTCAATCGGGCCGCCTCCGGTCGGAGCTCAAAAAGTTTTATCAAGGAAGGTCGCTGGAAGAAAGCAGTCGCTGAAAAAGCAAACTACCTTTTGATTCAGTTTGGCCATAACGACTGCCCCGGCAAAGGAGATCGCTCCACGCATCCCACAACCGATTACCAACAGTATTTAAGACAATATATTGATGAGGCCCGAGCAGCGAATATCAAACCTATACTCGTCACTCCCGTAACTCGTAGACGATTTAAAAATGGTATGATCTGGACCACTCTGCGTCCCTATGCGGATGCCATGCTGAAAGTTGGTCGCGAGAAAAACGTACCGGTCATCGATCTGCACCAGAAAAGCGTGGCGTTGTTCAACCGACTGGGAGATGAAAAAAGTGCTTACTTCAGTCCCAAGCCAGAGGATCGAAGCCACTTCACCAGTAAAGGGGCACGCAAGATTGCAGGACTTGTAGTAGAGAAGATTCCCACAGCGGTCCCAGAATTGAAACCGTATCTGAAGAAAACGAACTCAGGAACCAGGACTCAGTGA
- a CDS encoding radical SAM/SPASM domain-containing protein — MLEVISPYQFCEQRAEYDAEIARMRHSHYMEYPKHVHLETLARCNASCNFCPYPNLNRKHTKMSDELIDKVLNELTELPPEMNFQISPFKVSEPFLDTRLFQTLGKINALIPQAMITLTSNASPITEDKLEALQEIKNIGYLWISFNDHREEEYERVMALPYQRTRERLDMIHDAFTEGDVYFPVVLSRVGDGSLVDHEFGEWVSVNYPLFRSSVFPRMEWTGQVKGLTVNEVPNMGCARWFELSITATGEVAHCCADGQAEYPIGNANEQHVLEIYNSPEYRKLREATVSRLSVEPCNRCTFM; from the coding sequence ATGCTTGAAGTTATCAGCCCTTATCAATTCTGCGAACAGCGCGCGGAGTACGATGCAGAAATCGCGAGAATGCGTCATTCGCATTACATGGAATACCCCAAGCACGTGCATCTGGAGACTCTTGCTCGCTGTAATGCAAGCTGTAATTTTTGTCCGTATCCGAATCTGAATCGCAAACATACAAAAATGAGTGATGAGCTCATCGATAAAGTATTGAATGAGCTCACTGAGTTGCCTCCTGAAATGAATTTTCAGATTTCGCCATTTAAAGTAAGTGAGCCATTTCTGGATACGCGTTTGTTTCAAACGCTGGGAAAAATTAATGCGTTGATACCCCAGGCCATGATCACACTGACTTCCAACGCTTCTCCGATTACCGAGGATAAACTAGAAGCACTTCAAGAAATTAAAAATATCGGCTATCTCTGGATTTCTTTTAACGACCATCGTGAGGAAGAGTACGAACGCGTGATGGCCCTGCCTTATCAACGCACGCGCGAGCGTCTGGATATGATTCACGATGCTTTCACTGAGGGAGATGTTTATTTTCCAGTGGTATTGTCCCGTGTGGGAGATGGTTCCCTCGTCGATCATGAGTTTGGAGAGTGGGTGAGTGTAAACTATCCACTTTTCAGGTCCAGCGTTTTTCCTCGTATGGAATGGACGGGGCAAGTGAAAGGTTTGACTGTGAACGAGGTTCCCAATATGGGATGTGCCCGTTGGTTTGAACTTTCTATTACGGCAACAGGAGAAGTGGCCCATTGTTGCGCCGATGGCCAGGCAGAGTATCCTATTGGTAACGCAAACGAGCAGCATGTTCTCGAAATTTATAACTCACCTGAATATCGTAAGCTTCGAGAGGCCACGGTTTCTCGATTGAGTGTCGAACCCTGCAACAGGTGTACCTTCATGTGA
- a CDS encoding cellulase family glycosylhydrolase, with protein MRIFFLIALLFFVSVKPLVAAALDWIQVSPDGKSFITVEEQKKFVPWGFNYDHDRDGRLLEDYWNTEWKAVEQDFAEMKQLGANVVRIHLQFGKFMSAPDQPRNVALKKLDELLRLAERTGLYLDLTGLGCYHKQDVPAWYDQLNDKERWQAQANFWEAIARQCANSPAIFCYDLMNEPVVHGGKKKGTDWLGPGFAGKHFVQRITLSPSEQPRPEIAAAWIKTLVDAIRKQDQRHLITVGMVHWSLKRPGLQSGFVPEQVSQHLDFISVHIYPEKGKVDEALETLKGFDIGKPIVIEETFPLKSSPQEFEEFIQKSKQYADGWIGFYWGKTLAEYKQGKTIRDAIMASWLEFFQKNGRQFKTEP; from the coding sequence ATGCGGATTTTTTTCTTGATTGCACTACTGTTTTTCGTGTCAGTAAAGCCTCTTGTTGCCGCCGCGTTAGATTGGATTCAGGTCAGCCCGGATGGTAAATCATTCATCACTGTAGAAGAGCAAAAAAAGTTTGTCCCCTGGGGATTTAACTACGACCATGATCGAGACGGACGACTTTTAGAAGACTACTGGAACACCGAATGGAAAGCAGTCGAACAGGACTTCGCTGAGATGAAACAACTGGGCGCAAATGTGGTGCGGATTCATCTTCAATTCGGCAAATTCATGTCAGCCCCCGATCAGCCTCGCAACGTAGCACTCAAAAAACTGGATGAATTACTGAGACTGGCTGAGCGGACGGGCTTGTATCTCGATCTAACCGGATTGGGATGTTATCACAAACAGGATGTTCCCGCGTGGTATGATCAATTGAATGACAAAGAACGCTGGCAAGCACAGGCAAATTTCTGGGAAGCGATCGCCAGACAATGTGCAAACAGCCCGGCGATATTTTGTTACGACTTGATGAATGAGCCGGTCGTCCATGGCGGTAAGAAAAAAGGAACTGACTGGCTTGGCCCCGGGTTTGCAGGCAAGCATTTTGTGCAACGAATCACACTCAGCCCTTCAGAACAACCGCGTCCCGAAATCGCAGCCGCCTGGATTAAAACTTTAGTAGACGCCATCCGAAAACAAGATCAACGGCACTTGATTACCGTGGGCATGGTTCATTGGAGCCTGAAACGCCCCGGACTGCAGTCGGGCTTTGTTCCCGAACAGGTGAGCCAGCATCTTGATTTCATCAGTGTGCATATTTATCCGGAAAAAGGCAAAGTCGATGAAGCCCTGGAAACGCTCAAAGGATTTGATATTGGGAAACCCATTGTCATTGAAGAAACCTTCCCCCTGAAAAGCTCACCCCAGGAATTCGAAGAGTTTATCCAGAAATCGAAGCAATACGCGGATGGCTGGATTGGCTTTTACTGGGGCAAAACGCTTGCTGAATATAAACAGGGAAAGACGATCCGCGATGCCATCATGGCCAGCTGGCTGGAATTCTTCCAAAAGAATGGGCGGCAATTTAAAACAGAACCATAA